GATAAAAATAATTTTGTCGAAATTCTCAAACACAGCCTTTAAATTTTCTTTATAATTTTCTTTTTTATAAATCTTTACATCTTGAAAATGCCCCCTGATCTTAAATGCAATTTTTTCCCCATCTTCGGTAAAATAAAAGCACGCGATCAATTTTTCGCCTCCCTGAAGGCATGGGAAAAATCTTTCGAGTAAAGCCTGCTTTTACCAATACTGGTTAAAAAATCTCCTACCAGTATGATTGCAGTGCTTTCAAAGCCCTCATTTTTTAACCTGTTGCAAATGTCTTTCAGTGTACCTGTGATAATTTTTTGGTCTTCCCACGTGGCTTTGTAAACCACCGCCACAGGAGTATCCTCCCCGTAACCCGCCCTGAGTTTTTTTACCACATCTTCTATATTCTTCACCGAAAGAAATATCGCCATGGAAGCGCCTATTTTCGAAAGCTGTGTCAAATCCTCCCTTTCAGGAACGGGAGTTTTACCGGCAAGCCTGGTAAGTATCACAGTCTGGGTAACTCCCGGAACGGTAAACTCCTTTTTTAATACCGCTCCCGCGGCGGTAAAGGAGCTCACCCCGGGTATCACCTCGTAATCGATGCCCAGCTTTTTCAATCCCTCCATCTGCTCCGCTATAGCACCGTAAATGGTTGGGTCTCCGGTATGAAGCCGGACAATTACTTTATCCCTACCTTCATGGATTTTTATAACCTCCAGTATTTCCTCTAAAGTCAACCCGGAGCTGTCGATAAGGATAGCTTCCTTTTTGCAAAACCTCAGATGCTCGCGGGATACGAGAGATCCCGCATAAATAACCACATCGGCCTTCTCCAGCAGTTTCCTCCCCCTGACGGTGATAAGGTCCACATCCCCGGGCCCAGCCCCTACAAAGTAAACCATACACTCATCCCCTCACCCCTATAATCATCGAAAAATAATCCGCATCATTAATCATGTCATCTTCCCGGGTGTAAATTGCTTCGCCTTCCATGAAAATCCTTCTGGCATAATACACCTCATAGCCCATCTTTTTCAGGGCTAAAATTGCCTCCTTATTCACGCTGCCCTTCAAAAGCAGGACCCTGTCAGAGTTAATAAATTCATCCGCATTAAACCATTTATCCGTTACAAGCACCGACTGCCCTTTTCGGGCAAAGGGTATTTTCAGCAGGGAAAACACTGCGCTGAAGGAGGGTACGCCGGGGATTATGCTCACTTCAACTCCGAGAGCTTTAATTTCTTCAAAAAGGTAGATAAATGTGCTGTAACACATTGGATCACCCAGGGTTACGAAAGCACCTTTTTTATCACCGCTGAGAATGTGAAAAATTTCCATAGCTGCGTTTTTGTAAGCCCGGTTGTTGTCCTCCCCCATAGGAAATTCAAGATACACCCTTTTAGCATCTCCAAGATAATCTTCTATTACCGCTTCTGCAAGGCTGTAACCCCTGTTTGAGGGCAGAAAAATCACATCGCAGGTTTTCAAAACATTAAGCGCCTTCAAGGTTATCAGCTCGGGGTCGCCCGGTCCTATTCCTACACCGTAAAGTATGCCCATCCCAATCCCCCTTTTTTAGCCCGCACTATTATCACCGGAGTCAGGGCTTTATAAATACCCCTTTCGT
This genomic window from Thermovenabulum gondwanense contains:
- the cobM gene encoding precorrin-4 C(11)-methyltransferase; amino-acid sequence: MVYFVGAGPGDVDLITVRGRKLLEKADVVIYAGSLVSREHLRFCKKEAILIDSSGLTLEEILEVIKIHEGRDKVIVRLHTGDPTIYGAIAEQMEGLKKLGIDYEVIPGVSSFTAAGAVLKKEFTVPGVTQTVILTRLAGKTPVPEREDLTQLSKIGASMAIFLSVKNIEDVVKKLRAGYGEDTPVAVVYKATWEDQKIITGTLKDICNRLKNEGFESTAIILVGDFLTSIGKSRLYSKDFSHAFREAKN
- the cobI gene encoding precorrin-2 C(20)-methyltransferase, translated to MGILYGVGIGPGDPELITLKALNVLKTCDVIFLPSNRGYSLAEAVIEDYLGDAKRVYLEFPMGEDNNRAYKNAAMEIFHILSGDKKGAFVTLGDPMCYSTFIYLFEEIKALGVEVSIIPGVPSFSAVFSLLKIPFARKGQSVLVTDKWFNADEFINSDRVLLLKGSVNKEAILALKKMGYEVYYARRIFMEGEAIYTREDDMINDADYFSMIIGVRG